One window from the genome of Leptospira levettii encodes:
- a CDS encoding extracellular solute-binding protein, protein MFHKLVQYPMVRSQVIKFVLVGFTCLLPILLFQNCSEEDNKESLSRVVDLPWEGDPNSIPKALQVKNPVADPKAKKGGRIRIYSHQFPKSLNYYLDQFTTTARIFTSLYEPLTAYHPLTLETIPHLAKEWKISPDKKKFTFYLDPNARWSDGKPVTADDVIFTYETIMNPKNGTAVFRISLSRFLKPIKVDDLTVVFEAKEVHWNNFNDIASSIFILPKHHFEGKDFNKENMEFPIVSGPYKITEVKKNRYIKLERRGDWWQRAYPFNEGRNNFDQIVYKVYNEEAVALQAFKKGDIDIYPVYSAFVWVEEAKGEAFDQNWIAKQRIFNLKPIGFQGWAMNARRSIFADKRVREAMNLLVDRKLMIDKLAYGEYDPTNSYYPDFYLGGEKNPNTPTEFNIEKARKLLAEAGWKPNSEGILEKDGKPFQFSILDRDKKTEKYFTVFLEKAKEVGIRASIDTLDLAAWSERVDKYDFDMTWAAWGSGIFKDPESQWLSKYADEEGQPNLPGLKIPEVDKLIEKQKTEFSVSKRNEILKQIDRIVYKEYPYVLLWHLPSTRLLYWQKYGMPSLPLGKYGDESFSSDYWWYDEEKDKKLTESLSKKEKFLDYEAIVRWK, encoded by the coding sequence ATGTTTCATAAATTAGTTCAATACCCTATGGTTCGTTCCCAAGTAATCAAGTTTGTTTTGGTGGGTTTTACCTGTCTTTTACCAATTCTATTGTTTCAAAATTGTTCAGAAGAGGACAATAAAGAAAGTCTGAGTCGTGTGGTTGACCTTCCTTGGGAAGGAGATCCAAACTCCATACCTAAAGCCTTACAAGTGAAAAATCCTGTCGCAGACCCAAAGGCAAAAAAGGGAGGTAGGATACGGATCTACTCTCACCAATTTCCAAAATCATTGAATTATTACTTAGACCAGTTTACTACGACTGCAAGAATCTTTACAAGTTTATACGAACCTCTTACAGCCTATCATCCACTTACATTGGAAACCATTCCACACCTTGCTAAAGAATGGAAAATTTCTCCAGACAAAAAGAAATTCACTTTTTATTTAGATCCCAATGCACGTTGGTCAGATGGTAAACCTGTTACAGCAGATGATGTTATTTTTACCTATGAAACGATAATGAATCCGAAAAATGGAACTGCAGTATTCCGGATTTCTCTCTCTCGTTTTTTGAAACCAATTAAGGTCGATGACCTAACGGTTGTTTTTGAAGCAAAAGAAGTTCATTGGAATAATTTTAATGATATCGCATCGTCCATCTTCATTTTACCAAAACATCATTTTGAAGGGAAAGACTTTAATAAAGAAAATATGGAATTCCCAATCGTTTCTGGTCCATATAAAATAACAGAAGTCAAGAAAAACCGATACATCAAATTGGAAAGAAGAGGAGATTGGTGGCAAAGAGCATATCCATTTAACGAAGGTCGAAACAATTTTGATCAAATTGTATACAAAGTTTATAACGAAGAAGCCGTAGCTTTACAAGCATTCAAAAAAGGTGATATAGACATTTATCCTGTTTACTCTGCATTTGTATGGGTAGAAGAAGCAAAAGGGGAAGCATTTGATCAAAATTGGATTGCTAAACAAAGGATTTTTAATTTAAAACCAATTGGATTCCAAGGTTGGGCAATGAACGCTCGGCGATCTATCTTCGCTGATAAACGAGTGAGAGAAGCAATGAACTTACTTGTAGATCGTAAATTAATGATCGATAAACTAGCGTATGGTGAATATGATCCAACAAATAGTTATTATCCAGATTTTTATTTAGGTGGTGAGAAAAATCCAAACACTCCAACAGAGTTTAATATTGAAAAGGCAAGAAAATTACTTGCGGAAGCTGGTTGGAAACCTAACTCAGAAGGAATTTTGGAAAAAGATGGAAAACCATTCCAATTTTCAATCCTTGATCGAGATAAAAAAACAGAAAAATATTTTACAGTGTTTCTTGAGAAAGCCAAAGAAGTGGGAATCCGAGCATCGATTGATACATTGGATTTAGCTGCTTGGAGTGAACGTGTCGATAAATATGATTTTGATATGACTTGGGCTGCTTGGGGGTCAGGTATATTTAAAGATCCTGAATCACAATGGTTATCAAAGTATGCAGATGAAGAAGGGCAACCCAATTTACCTGGACTAAAAATACCAGAGGTAGACAAACTCATTGAAAAACAAAAAACTGAATTTTCAGTTTCCAAACGAAATGAAATTCTTAAACAAATTGATCGAATTGTATATAAAGAATATCCTTATGTATTACTCTGGCATTTGCCAAGCACACGACTTTTATATTGGCAAAAATACGGAATGCCTAGTTTACCACTTGGTAAATATGGAGATGAAAGTTTTTCATCTGACTATTGGTGGTATGATGAAGAGAAAGATAAAAAATTAACAGAAAGCCTTTCTAAAAAAGAAAAGTTCTTAGATTACGAAGCCATTGTTCGTTGGAAATAA
- a CDS encoding polyphenol oxidase family protein: protein MKQSVFVSYGKITYGTFGKEELLNTSSENQMFPKTAKDWLLYTKEVFSKTYSNPTYQIHTLGQVHGAHIERIPSETNHNPVLEIKEGDGLFSSQKNQVLVVRTADCVPVFLYSTKRPFVSILHSGWKGTSLGITEKMIEKLISDGYSFEELVLELGPYIQRTHYEVGEDVAVLFAELGIDVCIPKGGGKYLLDVGLAISKRVEERFGGNIRIVNQHTDVFQSPLYFSHRTKEEGRNLNFILWES, encoded by the coding sequence ATGAAACAATCTGTATTCGTTTCGTATGGAAAGATTACCTATGGCACTTTCGGGAAAGAAGAACTCCTAAATACGAGCTCGGAAAACCAAATGTTTCCCAAAACAGCCAAGGATTGGCTCCTATATACGAAAGAGGTTTTTTCTAAAACCTATTCAAATCCAACGTATCAGATCCATACTTTAGGCCAAGTTCATGGTGCTCATATTGAAAGGATTCCTTCTGAAACAAATCACAATCCAGTTTTAGAAATAAAAGAGGGAGACGGACTATTTTCATCACAAAAAAACCAAGTTTTAGTTGTGAGAACTGCAGATTGTGTGCCAGTATTCCTTTATTCCACAAAACGTCCGTTTGTTTCTATCCTCCATTCAGGTTGGAAAGGTACAAGTTTAGGAATTACTGAGAAAATGATCGAAAAACTGATCAGTGATGGTTATTCGTTTGAGGAATTGGTTCTCGAACTAGGGCCTTATATCCAAAGAACCCATTATGAAGTGGGAGAAGATGTTGCTGTTTTATTTGCTGAATTAGGAATTGATGTATGTATACCCAAAGGAGGTGGTAAGTATCTTTTGGATGTAGGACTTGCAATTTCTAAGAGAGTGGAAGAGCGGTTTGGTGGGAACATCCGAATTGTCAATCAACATACAGATGTGTTCCAAAGCCCTCTTTACTTTAGTCATAGGACCAAAGAAGAGGGTCGGAATTTGAACTTTATACTTTGGGAATCTTAA
- a CDS encoding response regulator gives MQAGIGPTGRPYQILIAENSKFQSKQLQQILESEGFKIIGIAETGKELLKLYKENRQQIDLVTIEIFLPEVDGYAAFWDMKEMGVLPRILFISEENTPSVIKALLENGAMDYIVKPIKREKILEKIKETLIKIPKV, from the coding sequence ATGCAAGCAGGCATAGGACCGACAGGTAGACCATATCAGATTCTCATTGCTGAGAATTCCAAATTTCAGTCGAAACAACTCCAACAGATTTTGGAATCAGAAGGATTCAAAATCATCGGAATTGCGGAAACGGGAAAAGAACTTCTTAAACTGTACAAGGAAAATCGCCAACAAATTGACCTTGTCACCATTGAAATCTTTTTACCAGAAGTAGATGGTTATGCTGCATTTTGGGACATGAAAGAAATGGGAGTATTACCGAGGATTCTTTTTATCTCGGAAGAAAACACTCCTTCCGTCATCAAAGCACTGTTAGAAAACGGTGCAATGGACTATATCGTAAAACCGATCAAACGTGAAAAAATCTTAGAAAAAATCAAAGAAACGTTGATTAAGATTCCCAAAGTATAA
- the leuB gene encoding 3-isopropylmalate dehydrogenase — MKKVAVLAGDGIGPEVMEVALQVVGKALGTKASEFSFEHALVGGAAIDATGFPLPEETLKLCESSSAIFFGSVGGPKWEGLPPDRQPERGALLPLRKHFDLFANLRPAIIYPELKKASPIRGDIIGDGLDILILRELTSGIYFGKPKGREGSGAEEFAYDTMRYSRREIERIARTAFEAAKKRNKKVTSIDKANVLTTSVLWREVVVELHKKEYSDCVLEHLYVDNAAMQLIVKPKQFDVMLCENMFGDILSDEASIITGSIGMLPSASLSESGFGLYEPSGGSAPDIAGKGIANPIAQILSGALMLRYSFSMEKEAVAIENAIRAVLKKGLRTRDIAEEGTTVLGTKEIGVEIEKALG, encoded by the coding sequence ATGAAAAAGGTAGCAGTACTTGCCGGTGATGGAATCGGCCCAGAAGTAATGGAAGTGGCTTTACAAGTAGTAGGGAAAGCATTAGGAACAAAAGCAAGCGAATTTAGCTTCGAACACGCATTAGTTGGTGGAGCAGCAATTGATGCCACTGGTTTTCCACTTCCGGAAGAAACATTAAAACTTTGTGAATCATCCAGTGCGATTTTTTTTGGTTCCGTAGGTGGACCAAAATGGGAAGGACTTCCTCCCGACAGACAACCAGAACGTGGTGCCCTACTCCCACTTCGTAAACATTTTGATTTGTTTGCTAACCTTCGACCAGCGATCATTTACCCAGAACTCAAAAAAGCAAGCCCCATCCGAGGAGACATCATCGGTGATGGTCTTGATATTCTTATTTTACGTGAGTTAACTTCTGGTATCTACTTCGGAAAACCAAAAGGCCGAGAAGGAAGTGGTGCCGAAGAATTTGCATATGACACCATGCGATATTCCAGAAGGGAAATTGAACGGATTGCTCGCACTGCTTTCGAAGCCGCTAAAAAAAGAAATAAAAAAGTAACAAGCATTGATAAAGCAAATGTTCTCACCACTTCCGTTTTGTGGAGAGAAGTGGTAGTGGAACTTCATAAAAAAGAATACTCAGACTGTGTTTTGGAACACCTCTATGTAGACAACGCAGCTATGCAGCTCATTGTAAAACCGAAACAATTTGATGTAATGCTTTGTGAGAATATGTTTGGAGATATCCTTTCTGATGAAGCCTCTATCATCACAGGTTCGATTGGAATGTTACCATCAGCTTCCTTATCGGAATCTGGGTTTGGATTGTATGAACCTTCTGGTGGATCTGCACCCGATATCGCAGGAAAAGGAATCGCCAATCCGATTGCTCAAATTCTTTCTGGAGCATTGATGTTACGATATTCTTTCTCCATGGAAAAAGAGGCAGTGGCCATTGAAAATGCGATCCGCGCGGTTCTCAAAAAAGGGCTTCGTACCCGAGACATCGCCGAGGAAGGAACAACAGTCCTTGGAACGAAAGAAATTGGTGTTGAAATCGAAAAGGCACTTGGATAA
- a CDS encoding aspartate aminotransferase family protein: protein MSSETKTKFDSIKTLSDKYLLNTYNRYPVAFQYGVGEMIFDQDNKCYIDFLAGIAVSNLGHGEADLIEAIRNQMDKIFHSSNLYYSEEQAKLAEVIIENSIPGKVFLCNSGTEANEAAFKLMRRHGVNQNIDKPVILALHSSFHGRTLSAMSMTGNESVRNGFGELAADIHFVEANNEDSLIQAFEQYGGSIAGIIMELIIGEGGVIPLSQSFVNLARKLTEETNSLLVFDEIQTGMGRTGKMFCFEHYGMYPDAFTLAKALGSGFPMGALVVSKEYESVLEKGMHGSTFGGNHLACVAAYETFKIILSRNLLDHVATISEQMFLRLKQMMESTGKIKEVRGRGLHIGVELFTESRPVVEECLKRGLVVNSTAGKVIRIIPPLILSIEKATEGLDILESVLKEMK, encoded by the coding sequence ATGAGTTCCGAAACCAAAACCAAATTTGATAGTATCAAAACACTTTCTGATAAATACCTCCTCAATACGTACAACAGGTATCCAGTAGCTTTCCAATATGGTGTTGGAGAGATGATCTTTGACCAAGATAACAAATGTTATATTGACTTTTTAGCTGGAATTGCTGTATCTAATTTAGGCCACGGAGAAGCAGATCTCATCGAAGCCATTCGAAACCAAATGGATAAAATTTTCCATTCATCAAACTTGTATTATTCGGAAGAACAGGCAAAACTTGCGGAAGTCATCATCGAAAATAGTATTCCTGGAAAAGTATTTTTATGCAATTCAGGAACTGAGGCAAATGAAGCTGCTTTCAAACTCATGCGTCGCCATGGGGTAAACCAAAACATAGACAAACCAGTCATATTAGCTCTCCACTCCAGTTTTCATGGAAGAACTTTGTCTGCCATGTCTATGACGGGAAATGAATCAGTGCGAAATGGTTTTGGAGAACTCGCAGCTGACATCCATTTTGTGGAAGCCAATAATGAAGATTCTCTCATCCAAGCATTTGAACAATACGGTGGATCCATTGCTGGGATCATCATGGAACTCATCATCGGTGAAGGTGGTGTCATCCCACTTTCGCAATCATTTGTGAATCTTGCTCGTAAACTGACAGAAGAAACCAATTCTCTCCTTGTGTTTGATGAAATCCAAACAGGTATGGGTCGAACAGGCAAGATGTTTTGTTTCGAACATTATGGAATGTATCCGGATGCATTTACACTCGCAAAAGCACTTGGATCAGGTTTTCCAATGGGTGCACTCGTTGTATCGAAGGAATACGAATCCGTTTTGGAAAAAGGGATGCATGGATCTACATTCGGTGGGAACCACCTAGCGTGTGTTGCAGCATATGAAACATTTAAGATCATCCTATCGAGAAATTTGCTCGATCATGTTGCAACCATCTCGGAACAAATGTTCCTTCGTTTAAAACAAATGATGGAGTCAACGGGGAAAATCAAAGAAGTCCGTGGTCGTGGTCTCCATATTGGTGTAGAACTCTTTACAGAATCAAGGCCCGTTGTGGAAGAATGTTTAAAACGTGGTCTTGTGGTCAATAGCACCGCAGGAAAAGTCATTCGTATCATCCCTCCACTCATCTTAAGCATCGAAAAAGCGACAGAAGGATTGGATATTTTAGAATCAGTTTTAAAGGAAATGAAATGA
- a CDS encoding phospho-sugar mutase — MLKPEDNILSWTKSPFSTEIQSEAKKAYEDWQKGITSELVDSYAHPLSFGTGGIRGKIGNGIGKMNLYTVGRAALGFLSYLRDTKEKPSIVIAYDSRRLSKEFAELSAGIGATLGVTVHLFPKVTPTPLLSYAIRYYKASGGIVITASHNPPEYNGFKAYLADGGQLVPPDDALIIKRIGEIEDWTSIPMLSKTDKVYKKFVKSVGTDCFKSYLKELKKAKIQSKAKPKTRTNLKIVYSPLHGTGGEYMKEMLSFFGYKSVFLVPEQKKPDGEFPTVKYPNPEEKDALALCEFHAKKKKAEVFIATDPDADRLGVGVRKSDGEYEYLNGNQIGSIMAAYLCEQKKAKGKVYHLVKTIVTTDLQEAIAKKNGIKIKNVLTGFKYIAEEMKQIETKKNNLFLFGGEESYGYLPVPFVRDKDSLSSALLFVEILAEKGDLLSYLNEIYLKYGLYRESLYSLTLEGSSGQTKIKESIEALRKENLIGKLIGGRKVVGVLDYETQTASGKSKTSVFKGMPKSNVIQVELEGNAKLTIRPSGTEPKVKVYSSFASLKKPKKTSEIPSLWESLGQEISLAETEFLKLAGLL; from the coding sequence ATGTTGAAACCAGAAGACAATATCCTATCTTGGACGAAATCACCTTTTTCTACAGAAATCCAATCCGAAGCCAAAAAGGCATACGAAGATTGGCAAAAAGGAATCACCTCGGAACTCGTCGATTCATATGCACACCCTCTCAGTTTTGGTACGGGAGGGATCCGAGGGAAAATCGGAAATGGAATAGGCAAAATGAACCTCTATACAGTGGGTCGTGCTGCTCTAGGTTTTTTAAGTTATCTAAGAGACACAAAAGAAAAACCATCAATTGTCATTGCTTATGATTCCCGAAGGTTATCTAAAGAATTCGCTGAACTTTCTGCAGGCATTGGTGCTACCCTTGGAGTTACCGTTCATTTATTCCCTAAGGTAACACCTACCCCACTTTTATCGTATGCCATTCGGTATTACAAAGCAAGTGGTGGAATTGTCATCACTGCTTCTCATAATCCTCCTGAATACAACGGATTCAAAGCTTATCTTGCTGATGGAGGACAACTTGTCCCACCAGACGATGCACTCATCATCAAACGAATTGGTGAAATTGAAGATTGGACTTCCATCCCAATGCTTTCCAAAACAGACAAAGTTTATAAAAAATTTGTGAAGTCGGTGGGAACTGATTGTTTTAAAAGTTACTTAAAAGAATTAAAAAAAGCAAAAATCCAGTCCAAAGCAAAACCAAAAACTCGTACCAACTTAAAAATCGTATACTCTCCGTTACATGGGACAGGTGGGGAATATATGAAAGAGATGTTATCCTTTTTTGGATACAAATCTGTGTTTTTAGTACCAGAACAAAAAAAACCAGATGGCGAATTTCCAACGGTCAAATACCCAAACCCAGAAGAAAAGGATGCTCTCGCCTTATGTGAGTTTCATGCTAAAAAGAAAAAAGCAGAAGTGTTCATTGCCACAGACCCTGACGCTGACAGATTGGGAGTGGGTGTTCGCAAGTCCGATGGGGAATATGAGTATCTGAATGGAAACCAAATTGGTTCCATTATGGCGGCTTATCTTTGTGAACAAAAAAAGGCAAAAGGCAAAGTTTACCACTTAGTGAAAACCATTGTCACAACTGACTTACAAGAAGCCATTGCCAAAAAAAATGGAATCAAAATCAAAAATGTCCTCACCGGATTCAAATACATCGCTGAAGAAATGAAACAAATAGAAACAAAGAAAAACAATTTGTTTCTATTTGGCGGAGAAGAATCCTATGGATACTTACCCGTACCATTTGTTCGCGATAAAGACTCTCTTTCGAGTGCACTTTTGTTTGTAGAGATCCTCGCTGAAAAAGGAGACCTACTCTCTTACCTGAATGAAATTTACCTGAAGTATGGACTTTACCGCGAAAGCCTATATTCACTTACCTTAGAAGGAAGTTCGGGACAAACCAAAATCAAAGAATCCATCGAGGCCTTACGAAAAGAAAACCTCATTGGAAAGTTAATTGGGGGAAGAAAGGTTGTGGGAGTGTTAGACTATGAAACACAAACGGCTTCAGGTAAAAGCAAAACTTCTGTATTCAAAGGAATGCCAAAGTCAAATGTGATCCAAGTAGAATTGGAAGGTAATGCTAAACTCACCATTCGTCCTTCGGGGACAGAACCTAAGGTAAAAGTTTATTCTTCGTTTGCTTCCCTAAAAAAACCGAAAAAAACATCCGAGATCCCATCTCTATGGGAATCACTTGGACAAGAAATTTCCCTCGCTGAAACTGAATTTTTAAAACTAGCAGGCCTATTATGA
- a CDS encoding pyridoxal phosphate-dependent aminotransferase has translation MEPREFFIEDRLERFRLNAFCNLGESGLSHFTMEEMLSMAGLHWKDLSQIPMYDAPNQGSYDLRLAIANLYPGVSPEEVLVTTGTGEALYIVFQLLVKPKDSLALVWPAFQALYEIPKMLGANILPIPYTNAFSASTWEGIEADLYLINHPHNPSGMTFATNEWDSLLKLLQRKKKTVVFDEHYRFLPKGGGMGKTGVDPKQKFYGTGSFTKCFGVTGLRVGWLIADKDFIKRARSFKDYLTHTVNPLSERIALGLLKEKETFLPNIQTRVQNNIDHFTSVWREFPKVEFFSPPEGGLVGWLQIQNSIRSEDYADKLFDRTGVFVLPGSNFEMEGFLRIGFGAKEDVFLEGLKRWKSCTDLI, from the coding sequence TTGGAACCAAGAGAATTTTTCATAGAAGATAGACTGGAACGATTCCGTCTGAACGCATTTTGTAATTTAGGGGAAAGTGGGCTATCTCACTTTACGATGGAGGAAATGCTTTCCATGGCGGGTCTTCATTGGAAAGATCTTTCTCAAATTCCGATGTATGATGCACCAAACCAAGGCTCATACGACCTCCGTTTGGCCATTGCCAATTTGTATCCAGGTGTTTCACCTGAAGAAGTGCTTGTGACAACGGGAACGGGTGAGGCCTTGTACATTGTTTTCCAACTTTTGGTGAAACCGAAAGATTCCCTTGCTCTCGTTTGGCCAGCTTTCCAAGCCTTGTATGAAATCCCAAAAATGCTAGGTGCTAACATCCTCCCAATTCCCTATACAAATGCTTTTTCCGCATCTACTTGGGAGGGAATCGAAGCCGATCTCTATTTGATCAACCACCCTCACAATCCGTCTGGTATGACGTTTGCCACAAACGAGTGGGACTCACTTCTCAAACTCTTACAACGAAAAAAGAAAACAGTAGTGTTCGATGAACATTACCGATTTTTACCAAAAGGTGGGGGAATGGGGAAAACAGGAGTGGATCCCAAACAAAAATTTTACGGAACAGGTTCTTTTACGAAATGTTTTGGTGTAACAGGACTTAGGGTAGGATGGCTCATCGCAGACAAAGACTTTATCAAACGAGCACGGTCGTTTAAGGATTATCTCACACACACGGTGAACCCTCTCTCTGAACGAATTGCACTTGGGCTTCTCAAGGAAAAAGAAACTTTCCTTCCAAACATTCAAACACGTGTTCAAAATAATATAGATCATTTTACTTCTGTTTGGCGAGAGTTCCCAAAGGTAGAATTTTTTTCCCCACCAGAAGGTGGTCTTGTTGGTTGGTTACAAATCCAAAATAGTATCAGATCTGAAGACTACGCAGACAAACTGTTTGATCGCACAGGTGTGTTTGTTTTACCTGGATCCAATTTTGAAATGGAAGGATTCCTTCGGATTGGTTTTGGTGCAAAGGAAGATGTGTTTTTAGAAGGACTAAAACGGTGGAAATCATGTACGGATCTCATTTAA
- a CDS encoding ribonuclease H-like domain-containing protein produces the protein MYGSHLRQSLQLFPGIGEKKEKQLFGAQVYDWTSLIQYQKTTNDPLLPSVSILEERLEQLETEFQEANFTFFTNELPNLEYWRLWQNFPERFCFLDIETTGISESSVTTVVSLFQNETIRTFERGKDLEFLFDSIFPEDIIVTYNGRRFDIPFLEREFHYRVKNPQLDLMNLLHSIGIKGGLKKSEIQLGLVRPEAIAGMDGREAPLLWYSYQQTNNKDALEKLIAYNREDTKNLKIVLEKTIDLLTENRLF, from the coding sequence ATGTACGGATCTCATTTAAGACAAAGCCTACAACTCTTTCCTGGCATCGGCGAAAAAAAAGAAAAACAATTGTTTGGTGCTCAGGTGTATGATTGGACATCTCTCATCCAATACCAAAAAACAACAAATGATCCCCTTTTGCCTTCTGTATCCATACTAGAAGAACGTTTGGAACAATTGGAAACGGAATTCCAAGAAGCAAATTTTACTTTTTTCACAAATGAACTTCCAAACCTTGAGTATTGGAGGTTATGGCAAAACTTTCCAGAACGATTTTGTTTTTTAGACATTGAGACCACAGGGATATCTGAGTCTTCAGTGACAACGGTTGTGAGTCTGTTTCAAAACGAAACCATTCGTACCTTTGAACGAGGAAAAGACTTAGAATTTTTATTTGATTCCATTTTTCCTGAAGACATCATCGTTACCTATAATGGCAGGAGATTTGATATTCCCTTTTTAGAAAGAGAATTCCACTACCGTGTGAAAAATCCACAATTGGATCTGATGAATCTCTTACATTCCATTGGGATCAAAGGGGGCTTAAAAAAATCAGAAATCCAACTAGGCCTCGTGCGACCAGAAGCCATTGCGGGGATGGATGGAAGGGAAGCACCACTACTTTGGTATTCCTACCAACAAACAAACAATAAAGATGCACTTGAAAAACTAATCGCGTATAACAGAGAAGATACGAAAAACCTTAAAATTGTATTAGAGAAAACAATTGATTTGTTAACTGAGAACCGACTTTTTTAG
- a CDS encoding CBS domain-containing protein: MSVKEILKDKASSVLSIEEDRNVLEATQMMVGAKVGSLIVTFQGKLVGIFTERDLMRVVAKDHANLDKIKLKDVMTTQLTVAGPDEDVDDILKNMITKRFRHMPVLDGDKIIGLISIGDAVKTKLSKTEAEMHILREYMYGPH, translated from the coding sequence ATGTCCGTAAAAGAAATCCTCAAAGACAAAGCCTCCTCCGTTCTTTCCATCGAAGAAGATAGAAATGTTTTGGAAGCCACTCAGATGATGGTGGGTGCCAAAGTCGGATCACTCATTGTGACCTTCCAAGGAAAACTTGTTGGTATCTTTACAGAGAGAGACCTAATGCGTGTGGTTGCCAAAGACCATGCTAATTTGGATAAAATCAAATTAAAAGACGTGATGACCACTCAACTCACGGTTGCAGGTCCAGACGAAGATGTGGATGATATTTTAAAAAATATGATCACAAAACGATTTCGCCACATGCCAGTATTAGATGGTGATAAGATCATTGGACTCATTTCCATTGGGGATGCCGTCAAAACAAAACTCAGTAAAACCGAAGCCGAGATGCATATCCTCAGAGAGTATATGTACGGCCCACACTAA
- the hemW gene encoding radical SAM family heme chaperone HemW codes for MKQTTNETIWQVRNSFLGIYVHFPYCFKKCDYCDFYSEGIGSGPANDEMSLFSSYQKEVLERISHFPNLKNKTIDTVFFGGGTPSKATTKHWVNFLHFLRSEFEFAKETEISIEVNPEDLSPNLLDEYAKIGINRVNVGVQTRNPIGLEFLGRHYDKEKYDSLLCTLTSSPIKRVGIDLMYGIPGLQESDFFSDLAYFLEAGLPHLSLYSLTLEKGTQYSRDVKDRKKSEPEEKIQSEILLTLPELMEKNGYRWYEVSNYAKPGFESKHNLKYWTYEPYLGIGPGAHGFIEGSRYGNPRNAMTYQKKPPKNQYEEATPNTELALTLFRLFSPFQYLEFFQTYLELPTQTKYIETIHKWEKQGLCSIVSGVFQWKKEALLLLDDLILEITE; via the coding sequence ATGAAACAAACAACAAATGAAACCATCTGGCAAGTCAGAAATTCCTTTTTGGGGATCTATGTACATTTTCCCTATTGTTTCAAAAAATGTGATTATTGTGATTTTTATTCAGAAGGAATTGGAAGTGGACCAGCTAACGATGAAATGTCGCTCTTTTCTTCTTACCAAAAAGAAGTATTAGAACGAATCTCTCATTTTCCGAACTTAAAAAACAAAACCATTGATACTGTTTTTTTCGGAGGTGGGACACCATCAAAGGCAACAACAAAACATTGGGTAAACTTCCTCCACTTCCTTCGATCCGAATTTGAGTTTGCCAAAGAAACCGAAATCTCGATCGAAGTAAACCCAGAAGACCTTAGTCCAAACTTACTCGACGAGTATGCAAAGATTGGGATCAACCGTGTGAATGTGGGTGTACAAACACGTAATCCAATTGGTTTGGAATTTTTGGGAAGGCATTATGACAAAGAAAAATATGACTCTCTTCTTTGCACCTTGACAAGTTCCCCCATTAAACGTGTGGGAATTGATTTGATGTATGGAATTCCAGGTTTACAAGAGTCTGATTTTTTTTCCGACTTAGCATATTTTTTAGAAGCGGGTTTACCCCATTTAAGTTTGTATTCTCTCACATTGGAAAAAGGGACCCAGTATTCACGAGATGTAAAGGATCGCAAAAAAAGTGAACCCGAAGAGAAGATCCAATCAGAAATTTTACTCACCTTACCAGAGTTAATGGAAAAAAATGGATACCGATGGTATGAAGTTTCCAATTATGCCAAACCAGGTTTCGAATCCAAACACAACCTTAAGTATTGGACCTATGAACCCTATCTTGGAATTGGACCCGGTGCCCATGGCTTTATCGAAGGTTCTCGGTATGGGAATCCAAGAAATGCGATGACCTACCAAAAAAAACCTCCTAAAAATCAATATGAAGAGGCAACCCCAAACACGGAACTTGCCCTCACACTCTTTCGGTTATTTTCTCCGTTTCAATATTTAGAGTTTTTTCAAACCTATTTAGAACTTCCTACACAAACCAAATACATTGAAACCATTCATAAATGGGAAAAACAAGGGCTCTGTTCCATCGTAAGTGGAGTTTTCCAATGGAAAAAGGAAGCATTACTTTTGTTAGATGATTTGATCTTAGAAATCACCGAATGA